The DNA region CTGAATGTAGGTCAGGTTTTTATGGTCTGTCCAGATGATGAATGGGTGTTCTGCTCCCtcaagccagtgcctccattcttccaGAGCGAGTTTGACAGCCAGCAGCTCCGTTACCTACATCATAATTGCGCTCAGCAGGTTCTAGCCGATATGAGAAGAACGCACAAGGATGGAGCTTCTGGTCCTTGGCAGAACGCTGGGATAGTACTGCCCCCACTCCAGACTTTGAGGTATCAACTTCCAAGATGAACTGACGTGAGGAGTCAGGATGAATCAGGACAGGGGCTGTGGTAAAACGTCTCTTAAGCTCCTTGAAAACTGCCTCAGCCTCTGTTGTCCAAGTGAATGGGACAGACGGAGATGTGAGTCTTGTGAGGAGTGCGACCACTTGATGGATGAACCGGCGATAAAAAGTTTGCAAAGCCAAGAAAGCCCTGGAGACGTTTAACTGAGGTTGGTTGAGGCCAGTCCACCACAGCTCGCACTTTTTCGGGGTCTGCCTTCACCTGACCACTCTCAATGATGAACCTTGTGGACTGAACATGGAACTCACATTTTTCTGCTTTGATGTGGAGCTTGTTCTCAAGAAAGCGCTGGAGCACTTGTCTGACATGAACAACATGTTCCTCCGGGTTGCGGGAGAAAATCAGGATATCATCCAGGTACACAAAGACGGAGCAATTAATCAGGTCTCGGAGGACATCGTTCACTAGAGCTTGAAAATGACCAAGGGGAGTCTTAAATGCTGTTTTCCATTCGTCACCAGCTCGGATTTGAATCAAATGGTAGGCATTGCGAAGGTCTAACTTGGAAAACACAGTCGCTCCTTGGAGGGGTTCAAAGGCAGATGCCAGCAAAGACAGTGGGTATTTGTTTTTAATGGTGATATTATTCAACCCTCGAAAATCTATACAGGGACGTAGAGTGCCATCTTTCTTACCCACGAAAAAAAAACCTGCACCGAGTGGGGAAGATGAGGGTCGAATAATGCCTGCAGCCTATGAGTCATGGATGTACTTTTCCATCGCCTCTCAGGGCGCGACAGGTTGTATAACCGACTGGAAGGCAGGGGAGCTCCTGAAAGCAGGTCAATGGTACAGTCATAAGGGCGGTGCGGAGGGAGGGACAGTGCGTGTTGCTTGCTGAAGGCCTCTTCTAAGTCATGGTAGACGGAACCTTGGACTGATCTGGGGGCTCTGCGACAACTGGAGAGACTGTGTCCTCAGCAGGGGAGCGGGCGGGCAGACCGCAGGCTGGTGAAGAGACAGTAGGAGCTTTAGCTCACCACTTTGGCTGCAGCCCAGTCAATGTGAGGATTGTGAAGTCTTAACCAGGGCTGACCAAGGACTACAGGAACACGGGGAGAAGAGATTATGTTGAATTGAATTTGGTCAAGATGATTACCGGAGACAAGGAGGTGCACAGGGTCGGATCGGTGAGTGACACGGGCAAGGAGTCGACCAGTCAGGGAATTGGCTTGCAAGGGTGAGGGAAGTGACTCGATGGTAATGCCCACTTGGGAAGCAACGTCGGCTTCCAAAAAGTTCTCATCCGCCCCCCAGTCCACCAGAGCAAGGAGAGACAAGGACTGGGATTGCCAATGGAGAGTAGCAGAAAACTGCATTCGGCATAGGGACTTAGGGGAGGAGACAGCTTGGCTCACCAGAACCCCCACTGTTACTGGTGAGCCTACTCCTTTTGGCCGCGTAGAACAGGTGGCAAAGAAATGGCCAGGTTGACCACAATAGAGACACACCCCTGCCCTCCTTCTGCGGAGGCGCTCTTCAGGTGTAAGGTGAGCCCGGCCCACCTGCATGGGCTCCTCAACAGGGGAACTGGAGGTTGAGGCTGTGCACATTGGCAAGTTGGGCTCGGCCGGCCTGGGTCTAAAGCTGGGGGGTTCCGATGACCTGCAAGGAACAGGGTCAGCTTGCTACTGGGCCATCTGGTCAGAGATGTTGATAGCTGCAGTAATAGCTTTGTCTAGGGACAGCTGCTCATTCCTCAGAGCAATCTCCCTTCCAATGACCCGACTAAGCCCATTCTGGAAAGCAGTGAGAAGGGCCTTGTCATTCCAGCCAGACTCCACAGCTAGGGACCGGAATTCACAGGCAAATTCTCTTACTGAGCTTTTCCCTTGACGAAGTCGCAACAACTGCTGACCTGCTTGCTGCCCTCGTATGGGGTGGTCGTAGACCCGCTTCAGTTCTGTAGATAGTGCAGCAAAGGACTGGACTGCAGGGGATCCTTGCTCACGAAGGGCATTAAAATAACTCAAAGGGGGCTCCTGTAGCAGGTTGGCTACGTAAGCGATTTTGGCTGCCTCACGGCCAAAGCGAGAGGGCTGAGCATCAAAAGCAAGCTGGATCTGACTTAAAAATTCACGACAAGTGCTAGGATTGCCAGAGTACTTATCAGGCGGGGGGATGTGTGGCTCTGCAGCAGGGACAGCAGGGGGTGCAGGTGATGCAGGTGGTTCGGGTTGTGGTTGAGCTTGTTGATTGATGAGAGTGGTGAGCTGGGTGGAAACGCGTGACATCTGGTCAATAAGTTTCTGTAGTGGTTGGTCATGGTTTCCCAAACGCTGTCCTTAATTGGCAAGGGCCTCTCTCACATGGTCAAAATCTGCTGGATCCATTGAAAGGGCCAGATCGTTCTGTCACGGTTGGTAAAACTGGTGGACCCAAATGCAGAAAAGACAAGCAGAATTAATGTTCAagggttattattaataaaaccAGAGGGAATGGAGGGAGCTTGTAGTCTTTGGCTTTGCAGTCCAGGAGAGCAGGCTGAGGCAGGCACACATGGCGGGTAGGGAACTGAAGGCCGAGGAAAAAACAGGGGTAGAATGACGagccaaaaaacacaaaaatggcagATTCGCAAGAATATCAAAAGTGCTAGTATTCTAGAACAAACGGGCAAGAAGCGTTACCACATGTAGAAAGGTGAAACGATCTGGCGATCGCGCCAAGTGAAGTCCAAACATTTGTAGGCTGCAGGTGATAagttgatggcaggcaggtgagtgatTAAGGTGCTGGGATAAGCTGTGCCAGGCTGAGAGCAGGAGCCAAGCCTACGCCCACTCTCCCaaagacacacacagagacaaacagACACAGAGACTGTGACAAATTGtgagaaataccttcaaccttattgaaaactagttattcttcatctcagtaggtTAATCATGACCGACTTAATTATCTATTGAGTGAACTGCTGTAGAATCATTCACTGATGCACTTTTAAATACttgggcgtaaccttggacaataaactcacttttgatcagcacaccacggacattcaaaaaataagtaaacaagactgtcagccatccgaaaacttaaaggactatacgttgcacctcatctcctgttattactttaccaaagcattgttcaacccatccttatgtacttttccacatgttttttcatcatgctttctgtaaccttCCAGACCAAACTcgcacgcattacaaacattgcagctaaaatcatcggcctacccacacccaacatttcagatttaaaccacaggtccatcactcgactggcaaaaacgatagtccaggatatcagtcacccactacaccaatacataatcccactaccatcagggcgcaggtacagaaccatcaaattccggagggcccgcctcaggaaaagcctgacccctgcagctatagccgcccttaacagctaGCCCGGCCGAACTGTCTGACAAGCatataaatgtgttggtcatgtatgatgtatttttgttatttttgttttgtgatgtgtaatgtttattgtttgaatgtacggcagtgaaaatgaatttccccaacggggaccaataaatctaaatctaattgtgttacaaaaagaagACCGTGAAGGAGCATATGTATTTGTAAATCCTCTGCAGTGGGAAATGGGTAGGGTTaattaagctttgcttcttcctactccttttcgggcatgttgtaaagagaaattatatgaacttatgtgtgatgtattatattgCAAGTGTTGttatgttcgaaataaacgaaactcaatcaaaaaattcaaaaagtagccctgtgtgtgtgtgctaagttgCTGTGTGATGGTTATAGTGCCATTTATTGTATGATGAGTCAGACTGTTTCTGTTAACAAGTTATTTGCGAGTCCCCTTTTGGCTAATGCCTGCCCAAAGAAACAGCTACTTCCTTTAAGCAGGTATTTTTTAATAACCCCTACTAAATGTCAAACTGGATTCCTTACAAGTGCTGGCATGATCCAGTCAAACTATTTAATATGATAACCCTATGCTACGGGATGGACTATTGCCAGAAAAACTAGTGAGTGACTTGTTATGATGATTGTTGTACCTGCGCCACAGATGAGTACGGTGCTGCCGAGGGTCATGCCGGCCCTGCGACATGCGTGGATGCCCACAGACAGCGGTTCGATCAAAGCACCCTCCTCAAATGTCACATTATCAGGCAACctgaagaggagaaaaaaaggatGTGTAGCAAAGTTTAAGTAATAGCGTTGCATTTAGACCACAGGAGCATTGTTAGGCCATTTTAGCGGTTACTTGTAGCAGAAGTTGGCATTGTGTGTGTAGTATCTGCACAGGTTGCCATCATCGGGCGGGGTGGCACAGAAAAAGATGGTGGGAGACAAATTGTAGCGTCCGTTTTTGAAAAACTCATCTATCTCTCGGGGCACACCTGGCTCGATGGCAACTCGGTCGCCTGAAAAATAATGAGGATGACAAATACAGATGTGTGGCTTTACACAGAATTTGCAGGAGTATTTCAGCTCACTCACCCACTTGAAGGTGTTTGACCGCCGAGCCGACTTTTATCACCTGACCCGCTGCCTCGTGTCCCAACACCATCGGCTTTGTGAGCACAACGTCTCCGATGCTGCCGTGCTGCCAGTAGTGGACATCTGAGCCGCAGATGCCAACAGAGTGCATCTGAAGCAAAACCTCTGAAGTCAAAGCACAAAACCGCCATTGTTAGAATCGCTTCAGTATACAGTATTGTGCAAGTGCAACCTCCAAATGTGAACCAATAGATATTCAGCCTAAGCTTTTTCggaaaaaatatgacttaaatGTTGTACAAAGCGTGACGTCATGGGTAGAAAGATCTACAATCCGGTTAGCGTCACTGGATTAACTTTGTTTTTGTGTGGCTATTTCTTCAAAGACAAATACAGTCATCCCTcatttccatccatctattttctaccgcttgtctcgttcggggtcacgggggcgctggagcctatctcagctgcattcgggcagaaggcggggtacaccctggacaagtcgccacctcatcgcaaggccaacacagatagacaacattcacactcacattcacacactagggccaatttagtgttgccaatcaacctatcatgtATCGCGGTTAATGGGATCCAGGCATGACCACGATACATTCATTTCTTCGAAGTTAAATAATTTCACAGCTAAAGAATATAAAACTGTTTACGGTCTTTTCAATAAGGTTTTAACCATTATGAAAGTCCTCTACAAATTAAATTGCATTCTTTattcaccttcacagtctttttaattcaatacagtaatgcttcctgaggctgagccaatcagtggtgaTGATATTGAACCgcacgctctgattggtttggtctcccctCATGGCCATAGTACTGTTGTATTTCTATATTATTAGATTATTTAGCCTTTAGTATGTTTGAAATTACTTAATTTAAACTTTAAACACATCCCCCAAAAAATCTGTGCTGTAGTGAAGCTGCACAATTTGAAGCATGTGGCAAGAAACAACCATATAAAGAATTAAGAAGCAACAGTTTGGccctggaacagatcatttaAATTCCCAGTAATTGTCAGTAGTAGATGGAAAAGTGCATGCAGCTGCTTCTCCCTACTAGTGCACTCCTTTTTGGACAGGTTGACTTGTATAAATGTAACATTAATGACTGACATTATTAATATGTCTAAAACAACTAAAACGTTGACCGTGAATATGTATTTCCTAATAAAAATGttgaaagtagggctgggcgatatatcaatatactcgatatatcgcaggtttgtctctgtgcgatatagaaaatgactatatcgtgatattcgagtatatgttctcacgcagttgcctttagctgctggcattacactacaggctcttctcactctttcttgtctctccttctcacagacaagcgcaccttcttacatacgtcacatactgtcgcgtcatacgccctcgcatgagaggtagcagcatgggtaacattagctgtgatgctaggggagtagtaatacgagagaaagaaggtgcaaatctggtaacaaatgaaggaaaaattaattcctaaaaaaaacagcacggggtccatcgtctggcggtggtttggcttcaaacaGGAATATGTCGAACAAGTGTGCGACAAAAGCGTAGTTAGAAAAAGTAGCACCTActactaatgtgtagcatcatttgaaaagtcacccgctagagaatgaaaagtgcttgaaactgcatgtcaacatctccgttcggtgccacacccacaaaatgcaaagcaaccatttccagatcgtatgaaaaaaatagtcaacagaaTTTAATAACGTCcgtagtaacctaccacatagcaaaggacatacactatttgatttcctattatgcagctcatttttatttgacagtcattgaaatatcttgtgaaaaaagtgcactttaatttagtgttgttttgatatgtcatcttagtgacatcatgcacaaaagtgcactaatagcttgttttaaaatgtctctgacaatcttgcactttctgttttgaaatgacatgaatgtttgtgccactgcttaataactgtttaataaatacagttttggtaaatttacttaaTTGTGGTttctctctctgcatgaaagtttaaaatgagcatatatgaatgcagtatgaagaagaatgtttttatgtagacacatagaatcatcatactgctgtgattatatgcatcgagtgtttattcaaggctaaggcaaaatatagagatatatatcgtgtattgtgatatggcttaaaaatatcgagatattaataaaaggccatatcgcccagccctagttgaaagtcagaattttggtGACGCGTGAGTGGTAAACTACCGTCAGAAAGAtggttaatgaaaaaaaaaaaagtgtaattcgTACCATTTGGCCCTGGCTTGGGGACAGGTCGCGTTTCCTGGGGACAAGAGCAAATATTTATCGATCCCCTGCACATACACACCTAAATCACAATATTCGTTATTTTTTATGTGGGAGCGCGTACCAGTCTGAGGTCTCCCTTAGAATGTAGCACCACGGAGAGATTGTTCAACTCCATGACAGTCGTCAAAAGCGTGGAAAGAAGCGACGTTGAAGAGAGTGGATGTGCTGCTGGGTTACTAATGTCATGCTGCTGATTGTCAAAAGTACATCCCAGGACTGTTTGGTGGGTTGGTACCATAACAAATACGCCATTGGCTCAACCTGCTCGGCATAGTCCACTCATTAGGGGTGGACGACTTTATGTTAAATAAAAGGCGCTTTCAAAATCAACATCACTATATCTCATATCTTAACTATCAATAGAACATGTTCTTGTATATCATGAAATCAATACCAGTTTTATCTCCATGCTGTTCGATATACTTGCTAATACTCCCCCAAAAAATGAGGTTGGGTTATCGCGTCCAGTCGGACCACACCAAAGATTTTCGACGAGGGAGATAaactatataaatgataaatgggttgtacttatatagcgcttttctaccttcaaggtactcaaagcgctttgatactacttctacatttacccattcacacacacattcacacactgggtgaagtgtcttgctcaggatacaacggacatgacgaggttggtactaggtgggtattgaaccagggaccctcgggtcgcgcacggccactcttccactgcgccacgcatatattaaaataacataaaaatgaaatatatatagtataatttttttttttacactttatcaATTAACCAACAAATATTTTTGTCAACTGCATGAAATATTATAGAACCCAATAACGCATTACATAAATAGCAGTTCAAATGTTGTCCACGCTTAGGTATTCTGATTGGCTGAAATTAGTACACGTGACGCACCTACCACTTCCGCATGATCCATGCAATCTCTCTTGAATAAACATCCCTGACTAAACCGACAGATATTCTCATTCATTTCCGGTCACTGGAGTCTCATGTTGAGATAGATCGCAAGTGGACTTCAGTTCAGTTTGTCCTAAAATACGTTTTCCTCTCATCTGTGCCTAGTTTTTGCTATTatctttatgtgtatatatggtcAACAtactatacatccatccatccatttctaccgcttgtccctcttggggttttATAGAcatattttgtaattattattttttaaagatatacaatacataaaaaatatcatttcatatagtaaaaacaaatgttttaaccCTAGGGGACTAAGGTTGAATTTGTTGTCCTTTCAGTACAATTGTGGCCATATTTTATGTTAAACATTTAtattagaaaatgttttttacttaGGCTATTGAACAATACCACAAAGCCAAACAGGAAAGGCATTCATTTTAGAAAaggcttacattttttttacattgaaatagTTATCTtaaatctctcaatcaacttcagcCCCACATcatgaaatgttttattttttattatactttttattttgaCCCTTTCAAGGTTTTTTGCTCAAATTCCACCCATGCATctattccatccattcatttagtTTACATTTGCAAAACAGAagttattttactaatttaaacCCATGACATCTGATCTAAATCAAATTAAAATGCATTACATGTTTGATATGTTTCTTTAGGACTAAAGTTTTTAAAAGATTTGagcaaaataagttaaaaaaaaagaaatgtaaacatttttttaaacgttttatgcCCTTCAAAAACGTGTGGACTTGTATATCCCAGCTGTTTGGCTTTGAAGTTAATTAAAATTGAATGTCCCATAGGATTAAATGTTGGTTTTGTCTGCAAGCGCATCCCACACGTATGTGAGTAAAAGAAATATTCCCAAGTTACAGTGACAGAAAAAATACTATTTGTTAACCACCACCATGAATCAATAaatgaaaaacacaaaacaagaaaAGTAGAGTTATccttgtcacatttatatttatcaaGTATGTACCCACTTTGTGTAACAAAATACAGTCTGCTGACACCTTCATAAACAAAGACAATTTCATTAATGAATCAATTACTTTCAAAAATACTTTACTTAACTACTACTAATTACTTAACTAGTAATAATAAATGATTAAATCAAAGTGGCTAAAGTAATAATATTGATTTACTAGtacattataataaatataaata from Nerophis lumbriciformis linkage group LG15, RoL_Nlum_v2.1, whole genome shotgun sequence includes:
- the LOC133616119 gene encoding sorbitol dehydrogenase-like; this translates as MVPTHQTVLGCTFDNQQHDISNPAAHPLSSTSLLSTLLTTVMELNNLSVVLHSKGDLRLETRPVPKPGPNEVLLQMHSVGICGSDVHYWQHGSIGDVVLTKPMVLGHEAAGQVIKVGSAVKHLQVGDRVAIEPGVPREIDEFFKNGRYNLSPTIFFCATPPDDGNLCRYYTHNANFCYKLPDNVTFEEGALIEPLSVGIHACRRAGMTLGSTVLICGAGPIGLVCLLVAKAMGAAQVVITGRDLFPERLAMAKELGADFQLGVKRGDGPQQLAKSVEDMLGAQPHITIECSGVESSIQTAIYATRSGGVVVLVGLGSEMTNVPLVNAATREVDIRGVFRYCNTWPMAIAMLASGKVNVKPLVTHRFPLEQAAQAFETTRQSLGIKVMLKCDQNDQNP